The Pygocentrus nattereri isolate fPygNat1 chromosome 1, fPygNat1.pri, whole genome shotgun sequence genome window below encodes:
- the LOC119263851 gene encoding GTPase IMAP family member 8-like, which produces MPLHKVSERLNLVLCGSDGAVKASISDFILGQRELSTESRSVCVRREGEVCGRLVTLVEMPALYNTQLSEEEVMQETFRCVSLCDPGVHAFLLLIPEGRLTDEDKEETEKIQKIFGSTFNNYTVFLINTVKSQQKTAKFDDAFKNIIETYKRQVYVLDTSDNSVLLQQVEQVVVQNNGSFYTTAMYLDAQMKTQLKYKAEIKELNNTISYLRKETKIQKEEFYPGRGDLRLVLLGKTGVGKSAAGNTILGKKKTFKELLCAKSVTSVCQKKSADIRGRRISVIDTPGLFDTNISNVEIMKEIAKCVTMAAPGPHVFLLVLALGRFTGEEQEAVKMIQERFGDESRKYTMVLFTRGDDLQEMEMSIEDFIETSERSLQNIIHKCDNRYHVFNNRNTEDRSQVTDLLEKIDSMMVVNGGSCYTNEMFQQTEKALQEEQERILKEKEKKLEQEKEKLKAKYEVEIEDMKRAIEAEKQNLEKQKREKEKEFKEKEAQIKKETNEKLKQELERELKAQRENFSKDMELKDKMHKIQAQKDLENEKEKYEREKEQIRKDAEDKARMQAEKNACDKLDSCAGRLAQDWNKKIPVLGGVAGGFYGGIMDLFF; this is translated from the exons ATGCCATTACACAAAG TGTCTGAGAGGCTGAACTTGGTTCTTTGTGGGAGTGATGGAGCAGTGAAAGCCTCCATATCAGATTTCATACTGGGTCAGAGAGAGCTCAGTACAGAGTccaggtcagtgtgtgtgaggagggagggagaagtgTGTGGACGTCTGGTCACTCTGGTGGAGATGCCGGCTCTCTACAACACTCAGCTCTCAGAGGAGGAAGTGATGCAGGAGACTTTCcgttgtgtctctctctgtgatcCTGGAGTTCATGCTTTTCTCCTCCTCATTCCTGAAGGACGCCTCACTGATgaagacaaagaagaaactgAGAAGATCCAGAAAATCTTTGGATCTACATTCAACAACTACACTGTATTCCTCATCAATACAGTCAAGTCTCAGCAGAAGACAGCAAAGTTTGATGATgcctttaaaaatattattgaaACCTACAAACGACAAGTTTATGTTTTAGATACCAGTGATAATTCAGTGCTTTTACAGCAGGTTGAGCAGGTGGTGGTACAAAACAATGGAAGCTTCTACACAACAGCCATGTATCTGGATGCACAGATGAAAACACAGCTGAAATATAAGGCTGAGATCAAAGAACTGAATAATACAATCAGTTATCTGAGAAAGGAAACTAAAATTCAGAAAGAAG aatTTTATCCAGGTAGAGGAGATCTAAGACTTGTGCTGCTGGGAAAGACTGGAGTGGGGAAAAGTGCAGCGGGAAACACCatcctggggaaaaaaaaaactttcaaagaGTTACTTTGCGCTAAATCAGTTACCAGTGTGTGTCAGAAAAAATCAGCTGACATCAGAGGGAGAAGGATCTCTGTGATTGACACTCCAGGACTGTTTGACACAAATATTTCTAATGTGGAGATCATGAAGGAAATTGCTAAGTGCGTCACGATGGCAGCTCCAGGTCCACACGTCTTTCTGCTGGTTCTTGCACTGGGACGCTTCACAGGAGAGGAACAAGAAGCAGTGAAGATGATCCAAGAACGGTTCGGTGATGAATCCAGAAAATACACCATGGTGTTGTTCACCAGAGGAGATGATCTACAGGAAATGGAAATGAGCATTGAGGATTTTATTGAAACTTCTGAGCGCAGCTTACAAAACATCATTCACAAGTGTGATAACAGATACCATGTGTTCAACAACAGAAATACTGAAGACCGCAGTCAGGTCACTGATCTACTGGAGAAGATCGACTCCATGATGGTAGTGAATGGAGGAAGCTGCTACACCAATGAGATGTTCCAGCAGACAGAGAAAGCTCTACAAGAAGAACAGGAGAGAATactgaaggagaaagaaaagaaattggaacaagagaaagaaaaactgaaagccaaATATGAAGTTGAAATTGAAGATATGAAGAGGGCCATTGAGGCAGAAAAGCAAAAtctagaaaaacagaaaagagaaaaggagaaagagttTAAAGAGAAAGAAGCACAAATTAAGAAGGAAACTAATGAGAAACTTAAACAAGAGTTGGAGAGAGAACTTAAAGCACAGAGGGAGAATTTCAGTAAGGACATGGAATTGAAAGACAAGATGCATAAAATACAGGCGCAGAAAGAcctggaaaatgaaaaagaaaagtatgAAAGGGAAAAAGAACAGATAAGGAAGGATGCAGAGGACAAGGCAAGAATGCAAGCAGAAAAGAATGCATGTGATAAACTGGATTCATGTGCAGGGAGACTAGCACAAGACTGGAACAAAAAAATTCCTGTTTTGGGAGGAGTAGCAGGAGGATTCTATGGAGGCATaatggatttatttttttaa